One Paenibacillus riograndensis SBR5 DNA segment encodes these proteins:
- a CDS encoding helix-turn-helix transcriptional regulator: MAHIHYAESNTTHAGNFVIDVPVGYHWLLVITKTPAQFWVNGGLKEYPAHSAILYRPLQKVYYRACTDRFINDWVRFESDEPYISESPLPLGVPFALSDPDFCHKLFELLVIEHHFNRDCKESSIDYLLRTLFNKLWESYFHDDITPQYYKLLKLRTVIQNNPGEYWTVSKMADSLGISPGYLQNIYKKTFGISCMDDVINSRIRMAKEYLIHNAQSIAEVASRCGYQNVEHFCRQFKKLTGYTPRNFQKHIKG, encoded by the coding sequence ATGGCCCATATTCACTATGCTGAATCCAACACCACGCATGCCGGCAATTTTGTTATTGATGTTCCCGTGGGCTATCACTGGCTCCTTGTGATCACCAAGACTCCGGCGCAATTCTGGGTAAATGGCGGGCTCAAGGAATACCCTGCTCACAGCGCAATCCTCTATCGCCCATTGCAGAAAGTCTATTACCGGGCCTGCACCGATCGTTTTATCAATGACTGGGTCCGCTTCGAGTCCGATGAACCTTATATTTCCGAATCCCCCCTTCCGCTCGGCGTTCCCTTTGCCCTAAGTGACCCGGACTTCTGCCACAAACTGTTTGAACTGCTTGTCATCGAACATCATTTTAACCGGGATTGCAAAGAATCTTCCATCGACTATTTGCTCCGGACGCTGTTCAACAAGCTATGGGAATCCTACTTCCATGATGATATTACGCCTCAATACTACAAATTACTGAAACTGCGCACCGTTATTCAAAACAACCCCGGCGAATACTGGACGGTTTCAAAAATGGCGGATTCTCTTGGAATCAGCCCGGGCTATCTACAGAACATCTACAAAAAAACATTTGGAATTTCCTGCATGGATGATGTCATCAACAGCCGGATTCGTATGGCCAAAGAATACTTGATTCACAACGCCCAAAGCATAGCTGAAGTCGCTTCCCGGTGCGGATATCAAAACGTGGAACACTTCTGCAGGCAATTCAAAAAACTGACCGGATATACACCGAGAAACTTTCAGAAGCATATAAAAGGTTAA
- a CDS encoding carboxylesterase/lipase family protein encodes MLRVVKVENGTVKGLPAADPRITSFKGIPFAAPPTGQNRWRAPQPASDWEGVLQAYEFAPIAMQVRQELDDNNIYTREWAVEPDIAMSEDCLYLNVWTPAKRIDEKLPVYVWYFGGGLQVGHPAEMEFDGERIARRGIVVVTINYRLNVFGFLCHPEITAEAPDAPANFGNLDQQAATRWVKRNIAAFGGDPDNITIGGQSAGGGSVMSQLTSPQNEGLFQRAIVESGIFTKLYPGTLMPALRSHLAEAEQDGIAFFNELGVSSLAEARQLDAVYLRDKAVEYGGFWGTVTDQVFSVGNSFDLFLQNKRWKVPVMFGHTSSEFFSVPDAETFDDFKKMAVGMFGGDAAAFLELCGVRADNMEEARKRASVSGIEYAIRIAAQANAGTGGETPLYYYNFDAEIPGWDNPGTFHSVDLWFFFETLAKCWRPFVGKHYDLARQMCNYWANFIRSGDPNGQDSTGEELPRWEPYTPEAPYGMLFADRAEFSRQQPGEIMKFLVQQFFK; translated from the coding sequence ATGCTAAGAGTTGTAAAAGTGGAAAATGGGACGGTCAAGGGGCTGCCGGCAGCCGACCCGCGGATTACGAGCTTCAAAGGGATACCCTTCGCTGCTCCGCCCACGGGCCAAAACCGTTGGCGTGCCCCGCAGCCGGCAAGTGACTGGGAGGGAGTGCTGCAAGCATACGAGTTCGCGCCGATTGCAATGCAGGTAAGACAAGAGCTCGACGACAACAACATCTATACCCGGGAATGGGCTGTGGAACCGGATATCGCCATGAGCGAGGATTGCCTTTACCTGAATGTATGGACACCGGCCAAACGTATAGATGAGAAACTTCCGGTATATGTATGGTATTTTGGCGGGGGCCTGCAGGTAGGCCATCCGGCCGAAATGGAATTCGACGGCGAACGCATTGCCCGCCGGGGCATCGTGGTGGTCACGATCAACTATCGCCTGAATGTCTTCGGATTTTTATGCCATCCCGAAATAACGGCGGAAGCGCCGGATGCACCGGCTAACTTTGGCAACCTCGATCAGCAGGCGGCAACAAGATGGGTCAAGCGCAATATTGCAGCATTCGGCGGCGACCCGGACAACATCACCATCGGCGGACAGTCCGCCGGCGGCGGAAGCGTCATGAGCCAGCTCACTTCGCCTCAGAACGAAGGCCTCTTTCAGAGGGCGATTGTTGAAAGCGGGATCTTTACGAAGCTTTACCCGGGAACGCTCATGCCGGCGCTTCGGAGCCATTTGGCAGAAGCTGAACAGGATGGGATCGCGTTTTTTAATGAACTGGGTGTATCCTCACTTGCGGAAGCCCGGCAGCTGGATGCGGTCTATCTTCGGGACAAGGCGGTGGAGTATGGGGGATTCTGGGGTACTGTCACAGATCAGGTGTTCAGCGTAGGCAATTCTTTTGATTTGTTCCTGCAAAACAAGCGCTGGAAGGTGCCGGTAATGTTCGGTCATACCTCCTCCGAGTTTTTTAGTGTCCCGGATGCTGAGACATTTGACGACTTCAAAAAGATGGCCGTCGGCATGTTCGGCGGTGATGCTGCTGCATTTCTGGAGCTTTGCGGCGTTCGGGCGGACAATATGGAGGAAGCCAGGAAAAGAGCTTCGGTGAGCGGAATAGAATATGCGATTCGCATAGCTGCGCAGGCCAATGCCGGCACCGGCGGCGAAACCCCGCTGTACTATTATAATTTCGATGCTGAAATACCTGGCTGGGACAACCCCGGCACCTTCCACTCGGTGGATCTCTGGTTTTTCTTTGAGACACTTGCCAAATGCTGGAGACCGTTTGTCGGTAAGCATTATGATTTGGCCCGTCAGATGTGCAATTATTGGGCCAATTTCATCCGTTCTGGAGACCCGAACGGCCAGGACTCGACAGGAGAAGAATTGCCTCGATGGGAGCCCTACACCCCTGAAGCGCCGTATGGGATGCTATTCGCCGATCGGGCCGAGTTTTCCAGACAACAGCCGGGTGAGATCATGAAGTTTCTTGTGCAGCAGTTTTTCAAGTAA
- a CDS encoding carbohydrate ABC transporter permease, whose product MQSGKASRLRNSSLGDRIFDICNIIFMVCLMIVTMYPFINMIAVSLNDANDAVRGGIYLWPRMWTLNNYKYIFGESDIYHATLISLLRTVMGTAVSVFCTAMLAFTVSRQEFVLRKFVTLFFVFTMYFSGGLIPGYLLIRNLGLTDSFWVYIVPGVIGVFNMIVIRSFIEGLPEGILESARIDGAGEFTTFIRVVLPLTIPAMATVSLFVAVGQWNSWFDVFLYNSSNIKLSTLQYELMKILQTTNTSATAGAVEAYQSAENTVRVTPTSLRATMTIIASVPILMVYPFLQRYFVQGMTVGGVKG is encoded by the coding sequence ATGCAATCCGGAAAAGCGTCCCGCTTGCGCAATTCCAGTCTGGGGGACCGGATATTTGATATATGCAATATCATTTTTATGGTGTGTCTGATGATCGTCACCATGTACCCTTTCATTAATATGATCGCCGTTTCTCTTAACGACGCCAACGATGCCGTGAGAGGCGGCATTTATTTGTGGCCCCGGATGTGGACCTTGAACAATTATAAATATATCTTCGGGGAATCAGATATTTACCATGCGACCTTAATTTCACTTCTGCGCACCGTGATGGGAACTGCGGTTTCCGTCTTCTGTACGGCAATGCTGGCTTTCACTGTCAGCCGCCAGGAGTTTGTGCTCCGCAAATTTGTCACCCTGTTCTTCGTGTTCACCATGTATTTCAGCGGAGGCCTGATCCCCGGGTATCTGCTTATCCGTAATTTGGGTTTGACGGATTCCTTCTGGGTCTATATTGTTCCCGGGGTGATCGGGGTGTTCAACATGATTGTCATCCGCTCTTTTATTGAAGGCCTCCCCGAAGGCATTCTGGAATCGGCCCGGATTGACGGAGCCGGAGAATTTACTACCTTTATCCGCGTCGTATTGCCGCTAACGATTCCAGCCATGGCGACCGTATCCTTGTTCGTGGCTGTGGGACAATGGAATTCCTGGTTTGATGTATTCCTGTACAATTCCTCGAATATCAAATTAAGCACGCTGCAGTATGAATTGATGAAAATTTTGCAGACCACCAACACCTCTGCAACGGCAGGAGCGGTGGAAGCCTACCAATCTGCGGAAAATACGGTTAGGGTTACGCCTACTTCGCTGCGGGCAACGATGACGATTATTGCCAGTGTTCCGATTCTGATGGTCTATCCGTTCCTGCAGAGATATTTTGTTCAGGGGATGACTGTCGGCGGGGTGAAGGGCTGA
- a CDS encoding response regulator transcription factor codes for MFKVLLVDDEVFVRKGLLELIPWESLKLSIVGEANNGAEALDMITQLEPDLVITDIRMPILDGLDLIRSVNEHAGLDLIFIIISGFHDFKYAQQALRYGVHDYILKPIDEEEMTAALRKLSYAMGRKRIAALTNEDLTTSAIMEALVQENLQAEDAEPYAAALGLEGKSGFLYAVTEIHAGRRDKPATVKQFQEALHSLEEGGAGIPVFEQQPGTFGMLLCTDGITGGHGGLMLHLERLRAALSERLDTGLSLYAGDPVDTLDHVHRSYAEANEAARHKYAENTGVIMYSDIKDKPLYVFDMSPVLANQLIMQLEEGNKKDYLETVNRMFRLFHEQRFTPQAVAGSLSRCMTGIIGVMKEMDGNDEEILRLKELAERGHGPWNLQMLQEHFLRAIQEAAEYIARLRKEYCLGGIKLVKRYIDTRYRENISLKSIAAEFYMNAVYLGRLFRKTYGVYFNDYLLELRIQEAKKLLRQSDLRMYEIAGRVGFQNADYFVTQFEKLEQITPSEYRNMLMDKE; via the coding sequence GTGTTCAAAGTATTGCTGGTAGACGATGAGGTATTTGTCCGCAAAGGACTGCTGGAATTAATCCCGTGGGAATCGCTCAAATTGAGCATCGTGGGAGAGGCGAACAATGGCGCGGAAGCGCTGGACATGATCACGCAGCTTGAGCCTGACCTGGTGATTACAGATATCCGGATGCCTATTCTGGACGGGCTGGATCTGATCCGCAGCGTGAACGAACATGCCGGCTTAGATTTGATATTCATCATTATCAGCGGCTTCCACGACTTCAAGTATGCCCAGCAGGCATTGCGCTATGGTGTTCACGACTACATTCTGAAGCCCATTGATGAAGAGGAAATGACCGCAGCGCTGCGGAAGCTGTCCTATGCCATGGGCAGGAAGAGGATCGCCGCTCTGACGAATGAGGATCTCACAACCAGTGCCATCATGGAAGCGCTGGTGCAGGAGAATCTTCAGGCGGAGGATGCGGAACCTTATGCAGCAGCACTGGGACTGGAAGGAAAAAGCGGCTTCCTGTACGCTGTGACCGAGATTCATGCGGGCCGGCGGGACAAGCCAGCCACTGTGAAGCAGTTCCAGGAGGCGCTTCATTCCCTTGAAGAGGGAGGTGCCGGCATTCCTGTGTTTGAGCAGCAGCCGGGGACCTTCGGAATGCTGCTCTGTACGGACGGGATCACAGGCGGACACGGCGGTCTTATGCTTCATTTGGAGCGGCTTCGTGCGGCCCTATCGGAACGGCTGGATACGGGCTTGAGCCTCTATGCAGGCGATCCCGTTGACACGCTGGACCATGTTCACCGCTCGTATGCGGAGGCTAACGAAGCAGCCAGGCATAAGTATGCCGAGAACACCGGAGTCATTATGTATTCGGACATCAAAGATAAACCCCTATATGTATTTGATATGAGTCCGGTTCTCGCAAACCAGCTGATCATGCAGCTGGAAGAGGGAAACAAGAAGGACTACCTGGAAACCGTGAACCGCATGTTCCGGTTGTTCCATGAGCAGCGTTTCACCCCGCAAGCCGTGGCCGGCTCCCTCTCCCGGTGCATGACGGGAATCATTGGCGTAATGAAGGAGATGGACGGCAATGATGAGGAAATCCTGCGGCTGAAGGAACTGGCTGAACGGGGACACGGGCCTTGGAATCTGCAAATGCTGCAGGAGCATTTCCTGCGGGCGATACAAGAAGCGGCAGAATATATTGCCCGGCTCCGCAAGGAGTATTGCCTGGGAGGGATCAAGCTGGTCAAACGATATATCGATACCCGCTACCGCGAGAATATCAGCCTTAAGAGCATAGCAGCCGAGTTCTATATGAATGCTGTATATCTGGGACGGCTGTTCCGCAAAACTTACGGCGTCTATTTCAACGATTATCTCCTGGAGCTTAGGATACAGGAAGCCAAAAAGCTGCTGCGGCAAAGCGACCTGAGAATGTATGAAATTGCAGGCAGAGTCGGTTTTCAGAATGCCGATTATTTCGTGACCCAGTTCGAAAAGCTGGAACAGATAACGCCGTCTGAATACCGGAACATGCTAATGGACAAAGAATAG
- a CDS encoding ABC transporter permease produces the protein MNQTHLFFKRLIQQKTLAFMCIPFVIWAFVFKYLPLWGWTMAFQNYKPARSYSEQEWAGLKHFRILFEDSTFYRVLRNTLVMSTIQLVLGFVTAITLALLLNELKNLIFKRVVQTVSYLPHFISWVVASSIVLTVLSPDGIINLLLTKLHLLDKPELWMGKGNYFWGILGVTQVWKDVGWNTIIYLAAITSIDPSQYEAAEIDGASRFQRMLNITLPGLKPVIIILLIMNLGNILESGFEPQYLLGNGMNLEYSENLDIFVLKYGLGMGNFSLGTAAGIFKTVVSFIFLFSANHIAKRMGESRLF, from the coding sequence ATGAATCAAACCCATTTATTCTTCAAACGCCTTATCCAGCAGAAGACACTGGCTTTTATGTGTATTCCTTTCGTAATTTGGGCCTTCGTGTTTAAATATCTTCCCCTTTGGGGCTGGACCATGGCCTTTCAGAATTATAAGCCGGCCAGAAGCTACTCGGAGCAGGAATGGGCGGGGCTGAAGCACTTTAGGATTCTGTTTGAGGACAGTACCTTTTATCGGGTGCTGCGAAACACCTTAGTGATGAGTACGATTCAATTGGTGCTGGGATTCGTTACAGCGATCACGCTGGCCCTTTTGCTGAATGAGCTGAAAAATCTTATTTTTAAACGTGTGGTTCAGACCGTCAGCTATTTGCCGCACTTTATCTCCTGGGTTGTAGCGTCCAGTATTGTGCTGACCGTGTTATCGCCGGACGGCATCATTAATCTGCTGCTGACGAAGCTGCATCTCCTGGATAAACCGGAGCTGTGGATGGGGAAAGGAAATTATTTTTGGGGGATTCTCGGTGTGACCCAGGTATGGAAAGATGTAGGCTGGAACACCATTATCTATTTGGCGGCCATTACTTCGATCGACCCTTCCCAATATGAGGCGGCTGAAATCGACGGAGCGAGCCGCTTTCAGCGGATGCTTAATATTACGCTTCCCGGACTCAAGCCGGTTATCATCATCCTGCTGATTATGAATTTGGGCAATATTCTTGAATCCGGATTTGAGCCGCAATATTTGCTGGGCAACGGGATGAACTTGGAGTATTCAGAAAACCTGGATATTTTTGTGCTGAAGTATGGTTTGGGGATGGGCAACTTTTCCTTGGGGACAGCGGCAGGCATATTTAAAACCGTAGTCAGCTTCATCTTCCTTTTCTCCGCTAATCATATTGCCAAGAGAATGGGAGAAAGCAGATTATTCTAA
- a CDS encoding ABC transporter substrate-binding protein produces MFKGKILTAGLALVLAAALGGCGNGSNTSDGASNSPAAKGNSASGSGDTSPVTYKYFSFGGPKKQVLGSETTIGKELQKQTGVDWNIEYLVGDGDTKAGVMIASGDYPDIIDSSGQMAKLMDAGAFIPLDDLIEKYGPNIKRVYGPYYEKFRQKDGKLYFFPYGANIGYLSEPNFQTGFYIQRSVLKEFNYPKITTLDEYFDLIKQYKEKHPQVDGKDTIGFATFAGEQGSFFTLQNPAMHLAGSPNDGGTMVDMKTHEAKLVAGSEYQKRWIQKLNEANAQGLVDPESFTMNRDQYLAKLTSGRVLGYFSYSWQVGDATNNLKKAGDDDKRYVALPIVFDKGIKDQYIDPPGFVNNYGVGITVKAKDPVRIIKYFDNLLKEENQILVQWGIKDQSYAVDENGRFTYANDEQRQIHEDPEKSMKFGFDYFNYSWPRYGNSSVLQDGNAYGPGSQPEVATFGYTGGDKQLLAAYGVKTFSELFSNPDERPWFPAWSIALEQGSPEQMFITKADDLQRNHLPSMILDTPANFSKNWDDYMNQFNKLDKKTYEDFITKKVQDRVAGKW; encoded by the coding sequence ATGTTTAAAGGCAAAATTCTAACCGCTGGATTGGCACTCGTCTTGGCTGCAGCTTTAGGAGGCTGCGGCAATGGCAGCAACACGTCTGACGGTGCGTCGAACAGTCCGGCAGCTAAGGGGAACTCCGCATCCGGAAGCGGGGATACCTCTCCTGTTACCTACAAGTATTTCAGCTTTGGCGGGCCGAAGAAGCAGGTTCTGGGCAGTGAAACCACTATTGGGAAAGAACTGCAGAAACAAACCGGTGTTGACTGGAACATTGAATATCTGGTGGGAGATGGCGACACTAAGGCAGGAGTCATGATTGCCAGCGGAGATTACCCTGATATTATCGATTCCAGTGGCCAGATGGCCAAGCTTATGGACGCAGGGGCTTTCATTCCGCTGGATGATCTGATTGAAAAGTATGGACCCAACATCAAGCGGGTATACGGCCCTTACTATGAGAAATTCAGACAGAAGGACGGCAAACTGTACTTTTTCCCGTACGGGGCCAATATCGGCTACCTTTCTGAGCCTAATTTCCAGACGGGGTTCTATATTCAGCGCTCTGTATTGAAGGAGTTCAACTACCCTAAAATCACCACACTGGATGAATATTTTGATCTGATCAAGCAGTACAAGGAAAAGCACCCGCAGGTAGACGGCAAGGATACCATCGGTTTTGCTACCTTTGCCGGTGAACAGGGAAGCTTCTTTACCCTCCAGAATCCGGCTATGCACTTGGCAGGCTCTCCTAACGACGGTGGCACCATGGTGGACATGAAGACCCATGAGGCCAAGCTGGTGGCGGGCTCTGAATATCAGAAGAGATGGATACAAAAGCTGAATGAGGCTAATGCCCAGGGCCTGGTCGACCCGGAGTCCTTTACCATGAACAGAGACCAGTATCTAGCGAAGCTGACCTCCGGACGCGTCCTCGGTTATTTCAGCTATTCCTGGCAGGTTGGGGATGCGACCAACAATCTAAAGAAAGCCGGTGACGATGATAAGCGCTATGTTGCGCTGCCTATCGTATTTGACAAAGGAATCAAGGATCAGTATATTGACCCGCCTGGATTTGTCAACAACTACGGGGTTGGCATCACCGTGAAAGCCAAAGATCCGGTCCGTATTATTAAGTACTTCGATAACCTGCTGAAAGAGGAAAATCAGATCCTGGTTCAATGGGGCATCAAGGACCAAAGCTATGCTGTTGACGAGAACGGCCGCTTCACGTATGCCAACGATGAACAACGCCAAATCCACGAAGATCCTGAAAAGAGCATGAAATTCGGCTTCGACTACTTCAATTACAGCTGGCCGCGTTACGGAAACAGCTCCGTTCTGCAGGACGGAAACGCCTATGGTCCCGGCAGCCAGCCGGAGGTGGCAACCTTCGGATATACGGGTGGTGACAAGCAGCTCCTTGCAGCATACGGTGTGAAGACCTTCAGTGAGCTATTCAGTAATCCGGATGAGCGTCCATGGTTTCCTGCCTGGTCCATCGCCCTTGAACAAGGATCACCTGAACAGATGTTTATCACCAAAGCAGATGATCTCCAGCGGAACCATCTGCCTTCGATGATTCTGGATACACCGGCCAATTTCAGCAAGAATTGGGACGACTACATGAACCAGTTCAACAAGCTGGATAAGAAAACGTATGAGGATTTCATTACGAAAAAGGTACAGGACCGCGTCGCAGGCAAATGGTAA
- a CDS encoding glycoside hydrolase: MISGVKKSLCTLLACVTVLSVMLVPAPPKASAASDVTVNLSAEKQVIRGFGGINLPAWIGDLTAAQRETAFGNGPNQLGFSVLRIYVDDNKNNWYREVETAKSAIAHGAIVFASPWNPPSSMTETFNRNGDTSAKRLRYDKYAAYAQHLNDFVTYMKNNGVNLYAISVQNEPDYAHTWTWWTPAEMLNFMKNNAGSINCRVIAPESFSYMKNMSDPILNDTQALANMDILGAHTYGTSFSNFPYPLFKQKGAGKELWMTEVYYPNSDNNSANRWPEALDVAYHMHNAMAEADFQAYVWWYIRRQYGPMNEDGTISKRGDSMAQFSKFIRPGYVRVDATKNPNTNVYTSAYKGDNKVVIVAINRGTSAVSQNFVLQNGTASSVSTWITDASRKVAASASINVSNNSFTAQLPAQSVTTFVAALGNGRSTVSETTYEAETSITVPVQ, translated from the coding sequence ATGATTTCAGGGGTAAAAAAATCACTGTGTACATTATTGGCATGTGTTACTGTGCTGTCGGTAATGCTGGTACCCGCACCTCCAAAGGCTTCAGCAGCAAGCGATGTGACCGTTAATTTGTCAGCAGAAAAACAAGTGATCCGCGGGTTTGGCGGCATCAACCTCCCGGCTTGGATTGGAGATTTGACTGCAGCGCAAAGAGAAACTGCTTTTGGCAATGGACCGAACCAGTTAGGGTTTTCTGTCCTGCGGATCTATGTGGACGATAATAAAAATAACTGGTACAGAGAAGTAGAAACTGCCAAATCTGCTATCGCACACGGAGCTATCGTTTTCGCCTCACCCTGGAACCCTCCCAGCAGTATGACGGAGACCTTCAACCGCAATGGGGACACGTCCGCCAAACGGCTCAGGTACGATAAGTACGCCGCGTATGCGCAGCATCTGAACGATTTCGTTACGTACATGAAGAATAATGGTGTGAATCTATATGCGATTTCTGTACAAAATGAACCGGATTATGCACATACCTGGACCTGGTGGACGCCGGCGGAAATGCTTAATTTTATGAAAAATAATGCCGGTTCTATTAACTGCAGGGTTATAGCACCCGAGTCGTTCTCTTACATGAAGAATATGTCTGACCCTATCCTGAATGATACACAGGCTCTAGCGAATATGGATATTCTGGGTGCGCACACTTACGGCACTTCGTTCAGCAACTTTCCGTATCCGCTGTTTAAGCAAAAAGGGGCAGGGAAAGAGCTCTGGATGACAGAAGTGTACTATCCCAACAGTGACAACAACTCTGCCAACCGCTGGCCTGAGGCCCTGGATGTTGCTTATCATATGCACAATGCTATGGCAGAGGCAGATTTCCAGGCCTATGTATGGTGGTACATCCGCAGACAATACGGTCCGATGAATGAGGATGGGACAATCAGCAAGCGCGGGGACAGCATGGCCCAGTTCTCCAAATTTATCCGTCCGGGATATGTAAGAGTTGACGCCACGAAGAATCCCAACACCAACGTCTACACCTCGGCATACAAAGGCGACAACAAGGTTGTCATTGTTGCCATTAACAGAGGCACTTCAGCCGTAAGCCAAAACTTTGTCCTGCAGAATGGGACTGCATCAAGCGTATCCACCTGGATCACGGACGCCAGCAGAAAAGTTGCCGCCAGCGCATCTATTAATGTGTCGAACAACTCCTTTACCGCCCAGCTTCCTGCCCAAAGTGTGACAACCTTTGTAGCTGCACTTGGGAACGGCAGAAGCACTGTCAGCGAAACTACTTATGAAGCTGAAACCAGTATTACTGTGCCTGTCCAGTAA
- a CDS encoding sensor histidine kinase, with protein MKKFLNYLKLRDKLLLMYVLSVFIPIVLTNVVFYNVTTSNLRNQKIRDADMALDNLKNELRVTIDQGVGLAYSLYGDSIFNKTITRKFTSEKDYVETFNSYLRGALADQNVQGVRWYQVYTDNPTVLASGYIDRLTDKLRDTGWYTQSKASSSRYPTFIYSEQKFSLIQKLNNYHTSGIEQLVKIDLNMERIHQIFFGSAFNGMVYLVDPQGRVQYGNDTAKLPEGVPFKEISYPKNFLAFKNVYSGINYLEGWTLEGVIDEENVLKEVRKSRSFVIWLACINFVLPSIIIAAMSRSIHVRLVRILKHMKKVKAQNFQTIPHEEARDEIGQLTIEFNRMTETVNSLINEVYLADIQKKNLELKQQQAQLHALHSQINPHFLFNSLESVRMRSLIKGEKETAKIIQHMAKMFRKSVSWSHNYVTVREELELIESFLTIQQYRFGDKLEYSIVADPAALEHRIPKMVLLPFVENASIHGIESSPDKGIIVISVAVQRDRLIFRLEDNGIGMSPEKLEELKGYLEENDDIGERVGMKNAYYRLKLCFQDRFMFAMDAREGTGTYIEISLPLLEAAP; from the coding sequence ATGAAAAAATTCCTGAACTATTTGAAGCTGCGCGACAAGCTGCTGCTGATGTACGTGCTGTCGGTATTTATTCCCATAGTGCTGACCAATGTTGTGTTCTATAACGTGACCACTTCCAATCTGCGGAATCAAAAGATCCGCGATGCGGACATGGCGTTAGACAATCTGAAAAACGAACTGCGGGTAACTATCGACCAAGGGGTTGGCCTTGCTTACTCCCTGTATGGCGACTCCATTTTCAACAAAACCATTACCCGCAAATTTACCAGCGAAAAGGACTATGTGGAAACCTTCAATTCCTACCTGAGGGGGGCTCTTGCCGATCAAAATGTGCAGGGGGTCCGCTGGTATCAGGTGTATACGGATAATCCCACCGTATTGGCCTCCGGCTATATTGACCGGTTAACCGACAAGCTCCGCGATACCGGCTGGTATACACAGTCCAAGGCCTCTTCCTCCCGTTATCCGACCTTTATCTATTCTGAGCAGAAGTTCAGTCTGATTCAAAAATTAAACAATTACCACACCAGCGGCATCGAGCAGCTCGTCAAAATAGACTTGAACATGGAGCGGATTCACCAGATCTTTTTTGGAAGTGCATTTAATGGCATGGTCTATTTGGTGGACCCCCAGGGGAGAGTGCAGTACGGGAACGATACGGCGAAGCTGCCGGAAGGTGTTCCTTTTAAGGAGATCAGCTATCCCAAAAACTTTCTTGCATTCAAGAATGTTTACAGCGGAATTAATTATCTGGAGGGATGGACACTGGAGGGTGTCATTGATGAGGAAAACGTGCTGAAGGAGGTCCGGAAGTCGCGTTCTTTCGTCATTTGGCTGGCTTGCATCAACTTTGTGCTGCCTTCGATCATCATCGCGGCCATGTCGAGGTCAATCCACGTGCGGCTGGTACGGATTCTCAAGCATATGAAAAAGGTGAAGGCGCAAAATTTCCAGACGATTCCCCACGAAGAGGCCAGAGACGAAATCGGCCAGCTGACCATCGAATTCAACCGGATGACCGAGACGGTCAACAGTCTGATTAATGAAGTCTATCTGGCAGATATCCAGAAGAAGAATCTGGAGCTGAAGCAGCAGCAGGCGCAGCTTCATGCCCTGCACAGCCAGATCAATCCCCACTTCCTGTTCAATTCCCTGGAATCGGTCCGCATGCGAAGCCTCATCAAGGGGGAAAAAGAAACGGCGAAGATCATTCAGCATATGGCGAAAATGTTCCGCAAATCGGTCTCCTGGAGCCATAACTATGTTACTGTCCGCGAGGAGCTGGAGCTGATTGAAAGCTTTCTTACGATTCAGCAATACCGCTTCGGTGACAAGCTGGAATACAGTATCGTCGCTGACCCTGCAGCACTTGAGCACCGGATTCCCAAAATGGTTCTGCTGCCCTTCGTGGAGAACGCCAGTATCCATGGTATCGAATCGAGCCCGGATAAAGGGATTATCGTGATCTCAGTCGCCGTGCAGAGGGATAGGCTTATCTTCAGGCTGGAGGATAACGGGATCGGCATGTCCCCGGAGAAGCTGGAGGAGCTCAAGGGGTATCTGGAAGAGAATGACGACATCGGCGAGCGGGTCGGCATGAAAAATGCATATTACCGTCTGAAGCTTTGCTTTCAGGACCGCTTTATGTTTGCGATGGATGCCCGGGAAGGGACGGGAACCTATATTGAGATTTCTCTCCCGCTGCTGGAAGCGGCGCCTTAA